A genomic window from Actinomycetaceae bacterium MB13-C1-2 includes:
- a CDS encoding LysM domain-containing protein: MDARTKAMAVVQHSSLASRKTTPPPERRYSPLHQKSSTQNRCRSLGGLRALLTPALALSLTVFASNHLLSAIAVGGFYGPVGLALIFTVVIEAIALWFLVWSVLALLSTVPQLPTRFRSKLAGSVISYAPAAARTIASRALVSTAIAGSALVGPTAFAEDLGSGVDDLLWDSAPVATKTLEVASSDMQEVWLPGATPEPLADGSSEVSSAANPDPLAGPSTVEESAEPSLPLMSTVSPDAASTAAKEREDASMLNPVGTLMALSEPEVIGQGNPASTSRHGSHTEPINILSQHQFRDLDLTATQRAEGPRPLAAAESTKATTAAQVKTGIKALQYVVEPGDCLWNIAKSQLPQGTQDRDIEEAWKQIYLDNQENIGPDPNLIEPGQTLSLRV; this comes from the coding sequence ATGGACGCAAGAACTAAGGCAATGGCGGTCGTGCAGCATAGTTCTTTAGCATCAAGGAAGACAACGCCACCTCCCGAACGGCGATACTCGCCACTGCATCAGAAGTCGTCGACTCAAAACCGATGCAGATCCCTCGGGGGCCTCCGGGCACTACTAACTCCGGCCCTGGCTCTGTCACTAACAGTTTTCGCCAGCAATCATCTGCTGTCTGCCATCGCGGTTGGTGGGTTTTATGGCCCTGTGGGTTTGGCGCTAATTTTTACCGTCGTAATTGAAGCGATTGCCCTGTGGTTCCTGGTGTGGAGTGTCTTGGCATTGCTCTCTACTGTTCCCCAACTCCCCACCAGATTTCGTTCAAAACTAGCCGGCTCAGTCATTTCCTACGCGCCGGCCGCCGCGAGAACCATTGCCTCTCGGGCGCTCGTCTCAACTGCGATCGCGGGTTCAGCTCTAGTGGGTCCAACCGCGTTTGCCGAGGACCTAGGCTCTGGGGTCGATGATCTGTTGTGGGACAGTGCTCCGGTGGCAACCAAGACTTTAGAGGTAGCGTCCAGTGACATGCAAGAAGTGTGGCTCCCAGGCGCTACGCCTGAGCCGCTCGCAGACGGGAGTTCCGAGGTATCTTCCGCGGCCAATCCTGACCCGTTGGCAGGTCCGTCTACCGTCGAGGAATCCGCTGAACCCTCACTCCCCCTAATGTCCACCGTGTCCCCTGACGCTGCTTCGACCGCAGCAAAGGAAAGAGAAGATGCGAGCATGCTCAATCCAGTCGGCACGTTGATGGCCCTCTCTGAACCGGAAGTCATCGGGCAAGGCAACCCCGCCTCGACATCCAGGCACGGCTCACATACCGAGCCGATCAACATTCTTTCGCAACACCAGTTTCGCGATTTGGACCTTACCGCGACACAGCGCGCCGAAGGCCCTCGACCGTTGGCTGCGGCTGAATCAACGAAAGCAACCACAGCGGCGCAGGTCAAGACGGGGATTAAGGCTCTTCAGTATGTCGTGGAGCCGGGCGATTGCCTCTGGAACATCGCCAAATCTCAGCTACCGCAGGGGACCCAAGACCGGGATATAGAAGAGGCGTGGAAGCAAATCTACCTCGACAACCAGGAGAATATTGGGCCTGACCCAAATCTCATCGAACCGGGTCAGACACTATCGCTCCGGGTGTGA
- a CDS encoding Rv3235 family protein, which yields MTAQTIVSAQRHSPRMKRPIRSYAPLYPPHQSSRLTIDVDSDASSFFAASKPSPSDDKPEPWARALAGAILDAVEGRRDLRSLDRWITRELFTQLTKSCRPYQKTDQKPRRAQPYSTRTWYASSRVVEIAVTVWDQDRLRAVSMRLVRRNKGWIVVAVEYG from the coding sequence ATGACCGCACAGACCATCGTCTCTGCACAGAGACACTCGCCGCGAATGAAAAGACCCATTCGCTCGTATGCACCGCTCTACCCACCGCACCAAAGCAGCCGCCTCACAATCGATGTCGACTCGGATGCATCCAGCTTTTTCGCCGCAAGCAAACCATCTCCTTCTGATGACAAACCTGAGCCCTGGGCACGTGCCCTCGCTGGCGCGATCCTCGATGCGGTAGAGGGACGAAGAGATCTTCGCAGTCTGGATCGGTGGATTACCCGGGAACTGTTCACACAGCTGACCAAGTCGTGCAGACCGTACCAAAAGACCGACCAAAAGCCGCGCCGCGCACAACCCTATTCAACTCGAACCTGGTACGCATCAAGCAGGGTGGTGGAAATTGCCGTCACAGTCTGGGATCAAGACCGGCTGCGGGCGGTGAGTATGCGACTGGTGCGACGGAATAAGGGCTGGATCGTTGTGGCCGTCGAGTACGGCTAG
- the secA gene encoding preprotein translocase subunit SecA: MSFVDKILRAGEGRQLRKLDSIATQVDALDEDFAKLSDEELQAKTDEFKARLADGETLDDILVEAFATVREAAWRVLRMKPFHVQVMGGAALHGGNIAEMKTGEGKTLVATMPSYLRALEGKGVHVVTVNDYLAEYQSEMMGRIYKFLGLTVGCVLQGQTPEQRRDVYSADITYGTNNEFGFDYLRDNMAQRPEDQVQRGHNFVIVDEVDSILIDEARTPLIISGPASGDLNRWYTEFARISQVLEPDVDYEVDEKKRTVGILEPGIEKVEDQLGVDNLYEAANTPLIGFLNNAIRAKELYHRDKDYIVTNGEVLIVDEHTGRVLPGRRYNEGMHQAIEAKEKVEIKAENQTLATVTLQNYFRLYPEGSRSGMTGTAETEAAEFASTYKIGVIPIPTNRDMIRVDQSDLVYPTMKGKLNAIIDDIAERHKKGQPVLVGTTSVEKSELLASMLAERGIPRQVLNAKEHEREAQVVAMAGRKGAVTVATNMAGRGTDIMLGGNAEFIAQANLKSRGLDPDEYPEEYREAWADALEDARRAVSEEHDEVAELGGLYVLGSERHESRRIDNQLRGRSGRQGDPGESRFYLSMEDDLMRLFNSGMAQRIMMSGAYPEDMPLESRMVSRSIQSAQQQVESRNFEIRKNVLKYDDVMNAQRSLIYDERARVLGGEDLADQIDQFQESLVSNAVAQFTAAERSEDWDLDKLWVELRGYYPVSVTVDEVLEEHGGPQAITREDIAFELTGDIKAAYQTMIEELADNPIAVDQLGEDPRSELQRRVVLATVDRLWREHLYEMDYLKEGIGLRAMGQRDPLVEYKDEGALMFQAMMERIQEESVQQLFNYATQFQKLQEQREELLASGVDISGSGMAAAGIATNAAATSASEADKDDAARQNTAKEKNPRKQSPAPAAGVKSVMGDVGRQAAPKRMTLEGPGATQTVGGASKPGQAGMNRAQRRAQSKKKGGSKKR; the protein is encoded by the coding sequence GTGTCATTTGTTGACAAGATCCTCAGGGCCGGTGAAGGCCGACAGCTTCGCAAGCTCGACAGTATAGCCACGCAGGTGGATGCGCTCGACGAAGACTTCGCGAAGCTATCAGATGAGGAACTCCAGGCAAAGACCGATGAGTTCAAAGCACGTCTTGCCGATGGTGAGACACTTGATGACATTTTGGTTGAGGCTTTCGCAACGGTGCGTGAGGCCGCCTGGCGAGTATTGCGAATGAAGCCATTCCACGTCCAGGTGATGGGCGGTGCAGCTCTTCACGGTGGAAACATCGCCGAAATGAAGACGGGTGAAGGTAAGACTCTGGTTGCGACCATGCCCTCGTACCTCCGCGCCCTTGAGGGTAAGGGCGTCCACGTTGTCACGGTCAACGACTATCTGGCCGAGTACCAGTCAGAGATGATGGGGCGCATATACAAGTTCCTGGGGCTTACGGTGGGATGCGTTCTTCAGGGGCAGACGCCGGAGCAGCGTCGCGATGTCTATAGCGCGGATATCACCTATGGAACCAACAACGAGTTCGGCTTTGACTATCTGCGTGACAACATGGCGCAACGACCCGAGGACCAGGTCCAGCGCGGCCATAACTTTGTGATCGTCGATGAGGTTGACTCGATCCTTATTGATGAGGCACGAACCCCTCTGATTATTTCGGGTCCTGCGTCTGGTGATCTGAATCGTTGGTACACGGAATTCGCCCGCATTTCTCAGGTCCTCGAACCAGACGTGGACTACGAGGTCGATGAGAAGAAGCGCACCGTCGGCATCCTTGAACCCGGAATTGAGAAGGTCGAGGACCAGCTGGGTGTCGATAATCTTTACGAGGCGGCAAACACCCCACTTATCGGTTTCCTGAATAACGCGATTCGCGCAAAGGAGCTGTACCACCGGGACAAGGACTACATCGTCACTAACGGCGAGGTCCTGATTGTTGACGAACACACCGGACGCGTTCTGCCGGGACGGCGCTACAACGAAGGCATGCACCAGGCGATCGAAGCCAAAGAAAAGGTGGAGATCAAGGCCGAGAACCAGACTCTGGCAACGGTGACTCTACAGAACTACTTCCGTCTTTACCCCGAGGGCTCGCGTTCGGGCATGACAGGTACTGCAGAGACAGAGGCGGCAGAGTTTGCTTCGACCTACAAAATCGGGGTAATCCCGATTCCGACGAACCGTGACATGATTCGCGTCGACCAGTCCGATCTGGTTTATCCGACGATGAAAGGCAAGCTGAACGCCATAATCGACGACATCGCGGAGCGTCACAAGAAGGGCCAACCCGTCCTTGTGGGTACCACCTCCGTCGAGAAGTCTGAATTGCTCGCATCCATGTTGGCCGAGCGCGGCATTCCTCGTCAGGTGCTAAACGCCAAGGAGCACGAACGTGAGGCCCAGGTCGTTGCTATGGCTGGACGTAAGGGCGCCGTGACGGTTGCGACCAATATGGCAGGCCGCGGAACTGACATCATGCTTGGCGGCAACGCAGAGTTCATCGCTCAGGCGAACCTCAAGAGCCGCGGGCTGGATCCCGATGAGTATCCAGAGGAGTATCGCGAAGCCTGGGCCGATGCTCTTGAAGATGCGCGCAGAGCGGTCTCGGAGGAGCACGACGAGGTTGCGGAACTGGGCGGGCTCTACGTGCTTGGGTCTGAACGCCACGAATCCCGCCGCATCGACAACCAGCTACGCGGTCGTTCCGGACGTCAGGGTGACCCAGGTGAGTCCCGCTTCTACCTGTCGATGGAAGACGATCTCATGCGCCTGTTCAACTCAGGAATGGCGCAGCGAATCATGATGTCGGGTGCCTACCCGGAGGACATGCCGCTTGAGTCAAGGATGGTTTCGCGTTCGATTCAGTCCGCGCAGCAACAGGTCGAGTCACGCAACTTTGAGATTCGGAAGAACGTTCTGAAGTATGACGATGTCATGAACGCCCAGCGTTCGCTCATCTACGACGAGCGTGCTCGAGTCTTGGGCGGAGAAGACCTGGCGGACCAGATTGACCAGTTCCAGGAATCATTGGTTTCAAACGCGGTCGCTCAGTTCACAGCAGCAGAGAGATCTGAGGACTGGGATCTTGACAAGCTTTGGGTCGAACTGCGCGGATACTATCCGGTTTCGGTAACCGTTGATGAGGTTCTTGAAGAGCACGGTGGCCCGCAGGCGATTACGCGCGAAGACATCGCGTTTGAGCTTACCGGTGATATTAAGGCCGCATATCAGACGATGATTGAGGAGCTTGCTGACAATCCCATCGCTGTTGATCAGCTAGGGGAGGATCCGCGAAGTGAGCTACAGCGGCGTGTAGTCCTGGCCACGGTTGATCGCCTGTGGCGTGAACACCTATACGAGATGGACTACCTCAAGGAAGGCATTGGCCTTCGTGCAATGGGTCAGCGTGATCCCCTTGTCGAATACAAGGACGAGGGTGCACTGATGTTCCAAGCAATGATGGAACGAATCCAAGAGGAGTCGGTCCAACAGCTCTTTAACTATGCGACCCAGTTCCAAAAGCTTCAGGAACAGCGAGAAGAACTGCTAGCGTCCGGAGTCGACATTTCTGGATCGGGTATGGCGGCGGCGGGCATCGCTACGAATGCTGCAGCTACATCGGCGAGTGAGGCCGACAAGGACGATGCGGCGAGACAAAACACCGCCAAGGAAAAGAATCCCAGGAAGCAGAGCCCTGCCCCTGCGGCAGGAGTCAAGAGCGTTATGGGGGACGTTGGGCGTCAGGCTGCGCCCAAGCGAATGACACTCGAAGGTCCGGGTGCTACTCAGACCGTGGGAGGAGCCTCCAAACCAGGGCAGGCCGGGATGAATCGAGCGCAGCGTCGAGCACAGTCGAAGAAAAAGGGTGGCTCCAAGAAGCGCTAG
- the raiA gene encoding ribosome-associated translation inhibitor RaiA: MDIVVTGRNAEIHPNFRQAVEDKLEKVTLFYPRAQRVEVVLTHEGNPRLADRSERIELTVYGKGPVIRAEAESADRYSAVDLASAKLFERLRRMRDRVKDRRKGKGNGAPEPSELTPEIVDDQLNEDFTDAEDWALRSAEDLKVGEVREEQLGDSPVLVRQKVHEAAPMSVDEALQQMELVGHPFFLFIDQDTMQPCVAYHRKGWTYGIIRLNTRVDSEGVAHS, encoded by the coding sequence ATGGACATCGTCGTCACCGGACGCAACGCAGAAATTCATCCAAACTTCCGCCAAGCGGTAGAGGACAAGCTTGAGAAGGTAACGCTTTTCTATCCTCGTGCCCAGCGGGTTGAAGTCGTGTTAACGCACGAAGGCAATCCCCGGCTTGCTGACCGCAGCGAGCGGATTGAGTTGACTGTCTATGGAAAGGGACCCGTCATTCGTGCCGAGGCCGAGTCTGCGGACCGCTATTCGGCAGTCGACCTGGCAAGCGCCAAACTGTTTGAACGCCTACGTAGAATGCGTGATCGGGTAAAGGACCGTCGCAAGGGTAAGGGCAACGGAGCGCCCGAACCGAGTGAACTGACCCCCGAAATCGTTGATGACCAACTGAACGAGGACTTCACTGACGCCGAAGACTGGGCGCTTCGTTCCGCAGAGGACCTAAAGGTCGGTGAAGTGCGCGAGGAACAGCTTGGCGATTCACCGGTGCTTGTTCGACAGAAGGTACACGAGGCCGCGCCAATGTCTGTTGACGAGGCTTTGCAGCAGATGGAGCTGGTGGGACATCCATTCTTCCTCTTCATTGATCAGGACACCATGCAACCCTGCGTCGCGTATCACCGCAAGGGGTGGACTTACGGAATTATCCGCCTGAACACCCGGGTCGATTCTGAAGGGGTAGCCCACAGCTAG
- a CDS encoding phosphoribosyltransferase family protein, producing the protein MAYYWAMTLDLAAWAGQVSRIHQTLQALIWSAQCAGCNKWDELLCSRCASLATRPPTSFALEDAQGIPSWPMIASGEYEGELRNILLAAKHDPVRDLSEFLFQSGYTFGVSLGKRLDVGQATQIWVVPTPSSKKRRQDRTEIVPFIAKGVQAGLKNALALRTDPEYLHTGARGRTVPDVRVVRAVQLRPTTATTSAEAETSVSVLKRLCLEARLRGGGGSQQGHGVRARGLARTGMMEPTSELPKNVRIVVVDDVCASGATLREVLRHVGNQTLAITVIAVSRPSHPGEAMYSNDPDIGRHEAPTR; encoded by the coding sequence ATGGCGTACTACTGGGCCATGACACTAGATCTCGCTGCTTGGGCCGGTCAGGTGAGCCGAATCCATCAGACACTACAGGCTCTCATCTGGTCGGCGCAGTGCGCCGGGTGCAACAAATGGGACGAGTTGTTGTGTTCTCGTTGCGCGTCCCTGGCAACCCGCCCACCCACCAGCTTCGCTCTGGAAGACGCCCAAGGGATTCCTTCTTGGCCAATGATTGCTAGTGGCGAGTATGAGGGCGAACTTCGAAACATACTTCTTGCCGCCAAACACGATCCCGTCAGAGACCTTAGTGAGTTTCTGTTTCAGTCTGGCTATACATTTGGCGTCTCTCTCGGGAAGCGACTAGACGTTGGACAAGCAACGCAGATCTGGGTGGTCCCAACTCCGAGTTCAAAGAAGCGTCGGCAAGATCGTACTGAGATTGTTCCGTTCATCGCCAAGGGGGTTCAGGCAGGACTCAAGAACGCCCTCGCCCTTCGTACCGATCCCGAATATCTTCATACTGGCGCGAGGGGCCGCACGGTCCCTGATGTTAGAGTCGTGCGCGCTGTGCAGCTCCGCCCAACCACAGCTACCACCTCTGCTGAAGCAGAAACTTCCGTATCTGTCCTCAAACGACTATGTCTTGAAGCCAGGCTACGAGGAGGGGGCGGCTCGCAGCAGGGACACGGAGTTCGCGCAAGAGGCCTTGCACGAACCGGAATGATGGAGCCCACCTCTGAACTCCCGAAGAACGTGAGAATAGTCGTTGTTGACGACGTCTGCGCGTCGGGAGCAACGCTACGAGAAGTGCTAAGACACGTTGGCAATCAAACCTTGGCGATCACCGTGATAGCAGTGAGCAGACCGTCTCACCCGGGGGAGGCAATGTACTCGAATGATCCGGATATCGGACGCCACGAAGCACCGACCCGCTGA
- a CDS encoding LpqB family beta-propeller domain-containing protein yields the protein MRRSIALLLTLALVLVTGCAQLPMAGSPHSFPIEAPNREPLGQIGSGPQAGSTPEQLISDFLRASAAGSFDNYDTAKSYLLPSTAATWQPTAQVTIFPTDHIPVPEMGEEESGNTAQVTLTVPATATVGEDGFLHEFGMYTATTLRFRLARQDGEWRIAGLEDGVILSQSSFTTEFGSYNVYFVSADGQSLVADPRWVSRSRVASHLAQAVLQGPPEILEGAVMNHLAEGLDLTTQSVDVTKGVARVDLRGQLPDDAQLRRLLKWEITETLKQSASVTDVEIAVNDVNLDAPDLPTGPDYSFERIVWLEEGALSIGLLSDSRVLLSAEELGENPSYPAVGPLKDSPVAWIGNAHSVSIAPVGGGEVRTLELAGASKPSIDRWGNVWTTTSGNSGEVALIQPSAEPATIPTGLSEQEIVQVAISPDGARIALLTRSGGVWIGTLVTDGEGKVSISRLSLEERVIDPALSISWAGSTVLLTLTSDAVPETEERQVKVVPIGGFLARSPAPDEVRWVNSGVGASEWITQREDQTAFQRVGASWRPISGSFEYIASPG from the coding sequence ATGCGAAGATCGATCGCACTTCTGCTCACGTTGGCTCTCGTTCTTGTCACCGGTTGCGCTCAGCTACCAATGGCTGGTTCACCACACTCGTTCCCAATCGAGGCGCCCAACCGCGAGCCACTTGGGCAAATCGGCTCGGGTCCCCAGGCGGGGTCGACGCCCGAACAGTTGATCTCGGACTTCCTGCGTGCGAGTGCGGCCGGTTCATTCGATAACTACGACACGGCCAAGAGCTATTTGCTTCCGAGCACGGCCGCTACCTGGCAGCCCACCGCCCAGGTGACGATATTTCCAACGGACCATATCCCGGTGCCGGAGATGGGCGAGGAAGAATCGGGAAATACGGCGCAGGTGACGCTTACTGTTCCAGCAACGGCGACAGTGGGCGAGGACGGGTTCCTGCACGAGTTCGGAATGTACACAGCGACGACGTTGCGTTTTCGACTTGCGAGACAGGACGGTGAATGGAGGATTGCGGGTCTCGAAGACGGGGTGATTCTCTCGCAGTCGTCCTTCACCACGGAGTTTGGTTCCTACAACGTCTACTTCGTCTCGGCAGACGGCCAGAGTCTGGTTGCGGATCCCAGGTGGGTGTCCAGGTCGCGCGTTGCCTCTCACTTGGCGCAGGCAGTATTGCAGGGTCCTCCGGAGATACTGGAGGGCGCGGTGATGAATCATTTGGCCGAGGGACTGGATCTCACGACCCAAAGCGTGGACGTTACTAAAGGTGTCGCGCGGGTGGATTTGCGCGGGCAGCTACCCGATGACGCTCAGCTGCGCAGACTTTTGAAGTGGGAGATTACAGAGACCCTAAAACAGTCTGCAAGCGTAACGGACGTTGAGATAGCGGTGAACGACGTAAACCTGGACGCACCAGACCTGCCGACCGGTCCCGACTACAGCTTTGAACGGATTGTCTGGCTTGAGGAAGGTGCACTGAGCATCGGTCTTCTCTCGGACAGTCGGGTACTACTGTCTGCTGAAGAACTAGGAGAAAATCCTAGCTATCCCGCTGTCGGACCTCTGAAGGACAGTCCCGTTGCGTGGATCGGAAACGCACATTCCGTCTCGATCGCTCCGGTTGGCGGTGGAGAAGTAAGAACACTGGAACTTGCCGGAGCCTCAAAGCCGAGCATTGATCGATGGGGAAATGTGTGGACAACAACCTCGGGAAACAGCGGCGAGGTTGCCCTGATTCAGCCATCCGCAGAGCCTGCAACGATTCCAACAGGACTCAGTGAACAAGAGATCGTGCAGGTGGCGATCTCTCCTGATGGCGCAAGGATTGCTCTGTTGACCCGTTCGGGTGGAGTTTGGATCGGGACCCTGGTGACGGACGGCGAGGGCAAGGTTTCCATTTCTCGGCTGAGTTTGGAGGAGAGGGTGATTGACCCGGCCCTGAGTATCTCTTGGGCGGGCTCAACCGTGCTGCTCACCCTGACTAGCGATGCAGTCCCGGAGACGGAGGAACGCCAGGTCAAGGTAGTGCCGATCGGAGGATTTTTGGCTAGATCGCCGGCTCCGGACGAGGTCCGTTGGGTGAACTCCGGAGTGGGCGCCTCTGAGTGGATAACTCAACGAGAGGATCAGACCGCGTTTCAGCGGGTCGGTGCTTCGTGGCGTCCGATATCCGGATCATTCGAGTACATTGCCTCCCCCGGGTGA
- the mtrB gene encoding MtrAB system histidine kinase MtrB, translating to MNQTPPASGNPEGTAHESDSATDGRVARLETPSWLAGSLSTRIAATLAAFLTIVLALFTFWVATQLRTGLFEQRRDAILEDASFRFSAAQGSLNQSVAATPDQVQESAAQILNSMLESARGAGAVGVYLTPTQRDASAVRINALGSSTVEELAAQSGLRKVLVHDEGAWQSVPLEADDRTEPAILAGTLIDLPLAGESEVYILYSLANEQKTVDLVINVLMWGAVPILIIMSLLTFYLVYRMLRPVRHAAVAAERLADGDLDSRVNEKGRDEMAMLGRAFNDMADSLSKQIHDYDELSQFQQRFVSDVSHELRTPLTTIRMAEDMIYEERDELSPAGHRSAELLHSEAQRFEEMLADLLEISRYDANSAKLEGESTDVYSLVQKVINANAGLAGRLGVEVQLSARPERCSVPLDPKRMERVVRNLLVNAYEHSEGNPVEVTVAAGETSVALRVRDYGVGMSPETAKQVFDRFFRADPARARTTGGTGLGLAITKEDVELHNGVINVWGEPGKGASFVVTLPREALSAVTEFPLMVWEGE from the coding sequence TTGAATCAAACCCCGCCTGCAAGCGGAAACCCGGAGGGCACCGCCCACGAGTCTGACTCCGCCACTGACGGCAGGGTTGCTCGGCTTGAGACGCCCAGCTGGCTCGCTGGTTCGCTCTCTACGCGAATTGCGGCAACGTTGGCGGCTTTCTTGACCATTGTGCTCGCCCTGTTCACATTCTGGGTGGCGACCCAGCTTCGTACCGGTCTGTTTGAGCAACGGCGTGACGCGATACTAGAGGACGCCTCTTTCCGCTTTTCTGCAGCACAGGGGAGCCTGAACCAGTCGGTGGCCGCAACCCCGGATCAAGTTCAGGAGTCGGCAGCACAGATACTAAATTCGATGCTCGAATCTGCCCGGGGTGCGGGGGCGGTGGGGGTGTACCTTACCCCGACTCAAAGGGACGCCTCCGCAGTTCGAATAAATGCCCTCGGGTCCAGCACCGTCGAGGAACTAGCTGCACAGTCCGGCCTGCGTAAAGTTCTTGTTCACGACGAGGGAGCTTGGCAGTCTGTTCCACTCGAAGCTGATGATCGGACAGAGCCCGCGATTCTTGCGGGAACGCTCATTGATCTTCCTTTAGCAGGCGAATCCGAAGTCTACATTTTGTACTCGCTGGCCAATGAACAAAAGACGGTGGACTTGGTGATCAACGTGTTGATGTGGGGAGCTGTCCCCATTTTGATCATCATGAGCCTGTTGACCTTCTACCTTGTCTACCGGATGCTTCGACCGGTGCGCCATGCCGCCGTAGCAGCCGAACGTCTCGCCGACGGCGATTTGGATAGTCGAGTCAATGAAAAGGGACGAGACGAGATGGCGATGCTCGGGCGCGCCTTCAATGACATGGCCGATTCCCTCTCGAAGCAGATTCACGACTACGACGAGCTATCGCAGTTCCAACAGCGGTTCGTTTCGGATGTCTCACATGAGCTTCGTACACCGCTGACGACGATCCGCATGGCCGAGGACATGATTTACGAGGAGCGGGATGAGCTCAGTCCAGCGGGACACCGCTCTGCAGAACTGCTTCATTCTGAGGCACAGCGCTTCGAAGAGATGCTGGCCGATCTACTCGAAATCTCTAGGTACGATGCGAACAGTGCAAAGTTGGAAGGCGAGTCGACCGACGTCTACTCCCTCGTACAAAAAGTTATCAACGCAAACGCGGGATTAGCTGGGCGTCTGGGTGTGGAAGTGCAACTTTCAGCCAGGCCCGAACGATGTTCTGTGCCGCTCGACCCCAAACGAATGGAGCGTGTGGTTCGGAACCTATTGGTTAATGCCTACGAGCATTCAGAGGGCAATCCCGTTGAGGTTACCGTGGCGGCCGGTGAAACATCGGTCGCACTTCGGGTGCGTGACTACGGGGTGGGGATGTCGCCTGAGACCGCTAAACAGGTGTTCGATAGGTTCTTCCGTGCGGACCCGGCCAGGGCTCGCACGACAGGCGGTACCGGTCTTGGACTGGCAATAACCAAAGAAGACGTCGAGCTACACAACGGCGTGATTAACGTGTGGGGAGAGCCTGGGAAGGGAGCATCATTCGTGGTGACACTCCCCAGGGAGGCTTTGAGCGCAGTTACAGAGTTTCCGCTGATGGTCTGGGAGGGGGAGTGA
- the mtrA gene encoding MtrAB system response regulator MtrA: MPSKILVVDDDAALAEMIGIVLRAEGYEVVDCYDGDQAFAAFQRHEPNLVLLDVMLPGKNGFQICDAIRRVSNVPIVMLTARSDTEDVVKGLEAGADDYVPKPFKPKELVARVRARLRGEQDTEEEQLQLGDLQIDVSGHDVTRAGEQVSLTPLEFDLLVALAKAPWRVFSREELLEQVWGYRHAADTRLVNVHVQRLRSKIERDPENPSLIITVRGVGYRAGTGS; this comes from the coding sequence ATGCCTTCGAAAATTCTGGTAGTCGATGATGATGCCGCTCTGGCGGAGATGATCGGCATTGTCTTGCGCGCTGAGGGTTACGAGGTCGTGGATTGCTACGACGGTGACCAAGCGTTCGCTGCGTTCCAGCGGCATGAGCCCAACCTGGTCCTGCTTGACGTTATGTTGCCTGGAAAGAACGGGTTTCAGATATGTGATGCCATTCGCCGGGTATCCAATGTGCCCATCGTCATGCTCACCGCTCGCTCTGACACGGAAGACGTGGTCAAGGGCTTGGAGGCCGGGGCCGATGACTATGTGCCGAAGCCGTTTAAGCCCAAAGAGTTGGTCGCGAGAGTCCGGGCCAGGCTCCGTGGCGAGCAGGACACAGAGGAAGAACAGCTACAGCTCGGCGATCTACAGATTGACGTGTCCGGACATGACGTGACCAGGGCCGGAGAGCAAGTCTCCCTAACCCCACTTGAGTTTGATCTTCTTGTTGCCCTCGCCAAAGCACCCTGGCGGGTTTTCAGTCGCGAGGAACTACTAGAACAGGTCTGGGGGTATCGACACGCCGCGGATACCCGCCTGGTCAATGTCCACGTCCAACGTTTGCGCTCCAAGATTGAGCGCGATCCCGAGAACCCCTCGCTGATAATCACTGTGCGCGGCGTTGGTTATCGCGCTGGCACAGGCTCTTGA